One Burkholderia sp. WP9 genomic window, CAGGCGCGCCGACGTAACGATCGGCGCCAAGGCAGCAGGCAACCTGCCGATCCAGGTGATCGGCGACAGCGCGTATGCCACGCCCGCCGATTGCGCATCGGTGGGGCTCGGGAACATCGGCACGGTGACCGATCTCGGCGCCAATGGCGTGGTCGGCATCAGTTCCGCGGTACGCGACTTTCCGCTCGCGGCCCAATATGCCTTGTCGGCCACTTACTACTACTGTCCGTCCACGGGTTCGTGCAAAGGCACACGCGTGCCGCTCGACACGCAGGTCATGAACCCCGTCGCCAACTTCACTTCGGACAACAACGGCACGATCATCCGTCTGCCTGCCCTGCCTGCGGGCGGCCAGCCAAGCGCCACCGGCGAACTGGTGTTCGGCATTGGCACGCAACAGAACAACAGGCTGTCGTCGAATGCCAATATCATTGCGCTCGACGGCAACGGCTTCTTCACGACGGCGTACAAGGGCTCGCTGTTCGGAAGGGGGGTGATGGATAGCGGGTCGAACACGAACACTTTCCAGGATCGCTCGATCCCGTTCGACTCGTGGGGACGTTACACGCCGTCGACCGCACTCAGCCTGTCCGCCATACTCAAACCCAACAGCGGAGCGGCGGCGTCCGCAACCGTACCGTTCCAGGTAGCCAATACGGCGAACCTGATGAACGGCCAATACGCAGCGCATGACGATCTGGCCGTCTATACGTCGCTTTCCAGTTACTTTATCTGGGGCCTGCCGTTCTTCTTCGGCCGCGACGTCTACACCGCTTTGAACGGCACCCAGGTCGGCGCGCAGACTGGCCCCTTCGTCGCGTTCTGAACTCGGCGATCTAATCGATAAGGCTGGCGCCCCGCAAATCGCCGGCCTTCTTTCATACCGCGGTCTCCGAAACGCCGCGCTACTAGTCCACCTCCCTCAACACCTCGGCCACCGCCCCACAGGATCTCCCCGATCTGCGCCTCCTCGACGATCAACGGCGGCGAGAACGCCAGGATATCGCCTGTATAGCGCGACGGCGCATGCACAAAGGCGCGGCGCAGATGCACCGTCGACGCCCGTTGGCGGATACGCACGCTTCGTTGCGGCGCGGCGCGCACCTGAACGAGGCGCATGGTTCGATCCTGCACCAATTTCGCGCCGCAATCCGCATGAACCGGCCAGCCGGTAGCCGCGATGCAGCATGCCATGCACGACCTTCGAGTCGAATTTACTGCATGGCATGTGGCTTGCAGTACACAAGCGGCAAGTCATGCGGGATAAGCCCTGCTGGCTGAAATCGACGCCCATAAACAGTCACCATCAATGGCAAGGGGATATACATGAAACGTCGCAGTCTGTTGAAGTTCGGCTCCATGTCGGGCGCGCTGGCGCTTGCTGGTCAGGTTCCGTTCGCCCATGCGCAGTCGGGTAGCGGCCCGATCAAGGTAGGTATCCTGCATTCGCTGTCGGGCACGATGGCGATCTCGGAGACTTCCCTCAAAGACACCGCGTTGATGACCATTGCGGACATCAACAAGAACGGCGGCGTGATGGGCCGTCAACTGGAGCCGGTGGTGGTCGACCCGGCATCGAACTGGCCGCTCTTCGCCGAGAAAGCGCGTCAGCTGATCACGCAGGACAAGTGCGCCGTGGTGTTCGGCTGCTGGACCTCGGTGTCGCGCAAATCGGTGCTGCCGGTGTTCGAGGAACTGAACGGCCTGCTGTTCTACCCGGTCCAGTACGAAGGCGAAGAAATGTCGCGCAACGTGTTCTACACGGGCGCAGCGCCGAATCAGCAGGCGATTCCGGCGACCGAATATCTGATGAGCGCGGAAGGCGGCGGCGCCAAGCGCTTCTTCCTGCTGGGCACCGACTATGTGTACCCCCGCACGACCAACAAGATCCTGCGCGCGTTCCTCAAGTCGAAGGGCGTCCAGGAAGCCGACATTCAGGAGGTCTACACGCCGTTCGGCCATAGCGACTACCAGACCATCGTCGCGAACATCAAGACTTTCTCGCAAGGCGGCAAGACCGCGGTGATCTCCACGGTGAACGGCGACTCGAACGTGCCGTTCTATAAGGAACTCGGCAACCAGGGGCTGAAGGCGTCTGACGTGCCGGTGGTCGCCTTCTCGGTCGGCGAGGAAGAGTTGCGCGGTATCGATACGAAGCCGCTGGTCGGCAACCTCGCGGCGTGGAATTACTTCATGTCGCTGCGCAACCCGGCCAACGAAAAGTTCAAGAAGCAATGGGCCGCATGGGTCGCGCAGAACAACCTGCCGGGTGGCACCAAGCGCGTGACCAACGACCCGATGGAAGCGACCTTCGTCGGCATCCATATGTGGAAACAGGCGGTCGAGAAGGCCAAGAGCACCGAAGTCGACAAGGTCCGCGTGGCGATGGTCGGCCAGACGTTTGCGGCGCCTTCGGGCTTCACGCTCGAAATGGACGGCAATCACCACCTGCACAAGCCGGTGATGATCGGCGAAGTGCGCGCCGACGGCCAGTTCAACGTGGTGTGGCGGACCAAGACCGCGATTCGCGCGCAGCCGTGGAGCCCGTTCATTGCCGGCAATTCGAGCAAGCCGGACGTGGTCAGCTCGATCCCGGCGTTCCTGAAGCGTTCGCGCGTCGCCTGACAGGAAGGCGTGCCGTGACGGCGACGTCGGCCGGCATGGCACGCCGATGCAATCCCGCGACAGGCGCGCCGACCGCGCCTGCGTTCGTGCCGTGATCCGCCGTCCCGACGGCACGACTTTCGCGCGCGGCAATTCGACGGCGCAGCTGCGGCGCTTGCCCACATGCCGCGCCGCTCCGCCGGTTTTTCTTCAAAGGCCACCATGGCGTTCTCATTTCTCAGGTCCACACGAACACTGGCGCAAAAACTGTCGCTGCGGCTCGCGCAGCGCGGCGTGACCGGTGTCGCGCTCGTGCTCCTCGCGGGCGCACCGCTGAGCGCTTTCGCGCTGACGCAAGCCGATGTGGCGCCGCTTGCCGGCGACGACTTCGATGCGAAATCCGCCGCCATCGACAAACTGATCGCCAATCACGACAAAGAGTCGATGGCGGTGCTCAAGGCGCTGTCCGACGACAGCGCGCTCGCCACCGATTCGGGCGCCGTGCTGCTGCAGGACGGCGACACCGCGAAGGACGCGGTCACCGGCAAGACCGTCGCCGCGGGCGATGCCCAGCCGGTCACGCTGAACAATCTGCTGCGCTCGAAAGTGGCCGGCGCGCTGTCGGGCCTGCAACTCGATTCGCCGGACAAGGCGACACGTGAAGCCGCGATCATCGCGCTGCTGCAGAACCCGGATCCGTCGATCAAACCGCTCGTCGACGCAGCTCGCGCAAAGGAAACCGATCCCGCGCTGAAGAAGCGCCTCGACACTTTGTGGGCGATGACCGCGCTGCACGACGCCGACCCCGCCAGGCGCCTCGAAGCCGTGCAACTGGTCGCCGCGCGCCACGACCTCGACATGAACGAGCTGCTGCGGCCGATCGTCGCGAAGAAGCCGGACGGCACCTTCGTGGAAGCCGACGACCGCGTGCGCGCCGCCGCGCAAAGCGGCATTGACGAACTCGACGCGATCCAGCGCCGCAGCCAGATCGCCGGCACGCTGTTCGCGGGCCTCTCGCTTGGCAGCGTGCTGCTGCTCGCCGCGCTGGGCCTTGCCATCACCTATGGGTTGATCGGCGTGATCAACATGGCGCACGGCGAATTCCTGATGATCGGCGCGTACGCGACCTATGTGGTGCAGAACCTCTTTCAGCGCTTCGCGCCCGGCGCGTTCGACTGGTATCCGCTGCTTGCCATTCCGGCCTCGTTCGTCGCCGCGGGGCTGGTGGGCATCGTGCTCGAACGGCTGGTGCTGAAGCATCTGTACGGCCGCCCGCTCGAAACGCTGCTGACCACCTTCGGCGTCAGCCTGATCCTGATTCAGGCGACGCGCATGCTGTTCGGCGCGCAGAACGTGCAGGTGGTCAACCCGGCGTGGATGAGCGGCGGCGTCACCGTGCTGCCCAATCTGATCCTGCCGTACAACCGGCTGGCGATTCTCGCGTTCTCGCTGATCGTGGTCGGCATCGCGTGGGCCGTGCTCACCAAGACGCGGCTCGGCCTGTTCGTGCGCGCCGTGACGCAGAACCGGCGCATGGCGGCCTGTGTCGGCGTGAAGACCGCACGGGTCGATTCGTATGCGTTCGCGTTCGGCGCGGGCATTGCCGGTCTGGGCGGCTGTGCGCTCTCGCAGATCGGCAACGTCGGACCGGACCTCGGCCAGAGTTACATCATCGATTCGTTCATGGCCGTGGTGCTGGGCGGCGTCGGCCAGTTGGCCGGCACGGTGATCGGCGGCTTCGGCCTCGGGCTCATCAGCAAGGCGATCGAACCGTTCTGGGGCGCGGTGCTCGCGAAGATCGCGGTACTCGTGCTGATCGTGTTGTTCATCCAGAAGCGTCCGCAGGGCATGTTCGCCCTCAAGGGCCGTAGCGCGGAGGCATGAGATGACATCTGCAACTTCATCGGCTCACGTCGGCGCAAGCGGCGGCGGCGCGCTCGCCGGTCGCGAAGCGCAAGCGGGCTTCGCGCTCGGCCTGCCGCCACGCCCCGCGCTGCTGTCGCGGCGCGCGTGGCTTGCGCTGATCGCGTTGATCATCGTCTTCGGGTTCGGCGTGCCGTTTGCCACGCTGGTGGTGCCGGAGACGAGCGCGCTGCATCTGTCCGCGTACGCGATGACGATCACCGGCAAGTTCATGTGCTACGCGATCGCGGCGTTGGCGCTCGATCTCGTATGGGGCTACTGCGGCATTCTGAGCCTCGGGCACGCGCTGTTCTTCGCGCTCGGCGGCTACGCGATCGGCATGTATCTGATGCGCTCGATCGGCCACGAAGGCAAATACGGCAGCGACTTGCCCGACTTCATGGTGTTTCTCGACTGGCATCAACTGCCGTGGTACTGGCAAGGCACGCAGCATCTCGGCTACGCGCTGCTGCTGGTGGTGCTGGTGCCGGCGGTGGTCGCGTGGGTGTTCGGCTTTTTCACGTTCCGCTCGCGGGTGAAGGGCGTGTATCTGTCGATCATCACGCAGGCCATGACCTTCGCCGCGATGCTGCTGTTCTATCGCAACGAGACGGGCTTCGGCGGCAATAACGGCTTTACCGACTTCAAGCGCATCGGCGGCTTTCCGATCACGCATCCGGGCACGCGCACCGCCCTGCTGCTGATCACGTTCGCCGTGCTGATCCTCGCGTTCCTCGGCGCGCGCGCCATCGTCACCTCGAAGCTCGGCCGCGTGGTAACCGCGGTGCGCGACGGCGAAACGCGCCTGATGTTCCTCGGCTACAGCCCGCTCGCCTACAAGCTGTTCGTGTGGACGGTGTCCGCCGTGTTGTGCGGCATCGCCGGTGCGCTGTACGTGCCGCAGGTCGGCATCATCAACCCGGGCGAGATGTCGCCGGGCAACTCGATCGAAATGGCGATCTGGGTTGCCGTGGGTGGACGCGGCACGCTGATCGGCCCGATCATCGGCGCCTTCGCCGTGAATGGCGCGAAGAGCTTCTTTACGGCGAACTTCCCTGAATACTGGCTGTTCTTTCTCGGTCTGATTTTCGTGCTGGTCCCGCTGTTCCTGCCGAACGGCATCATGGGGCTGATCGAACTCGTGACGCGCAAAAGGAACCGCTCATGAACGAAAACCCGATGGTTCCTGATCTGGCGTTACCGGAAGATCCCGCTGAAACCTCGTTGAGCGGTGTGGCGAGCATGGGCCGCGCGGTCGTGCCCGGCGAGATCGACGTGTCGCACGGCACGATCCTGTATCTCGAAGACGTGACCGTGAGCTTCGACGGTTTTCGTGCATTGAACGCGTTGACGCTGACGATCGACGCCGGCGAATTGCGCTGCATCATCGGTCCGAACGGCGCCGGCAAGACGACCATGATGGACGTCATCACCGGCAAGACCGAGCCGGATTCCGGCAAGGTGTTTCTCGGCCAGTCGATCGATCTGACGCGCATGAACGAGCCGTCCATCGCGCGTGCAGGCATTGGCCGCAAATTTCAGAAACCCACGGTGTTCGAACAGCATCCCGTGTGGGAAAACCTCGAACTGGCGATGAAGGCCGACAAGGGTTGGTGGGCGTCGCTACGCGCGCGGCTCGACCGCGAGGCACAGGCGCGCATTGAAGAGACGCTGGCGTTGATCGGCCTCGAGAGCGAGGCGCGGCGTCTGGCCGGCGAACTGTCGCACGGCCAGAAGCAACGGCTCGAAATCGGCATGCTGCTGATGCAGCAACCGGCGCTGCTCCTGCTCGACGAGCCGGCCGCCGGCATGACCGACGACGAAACCATGCAGTTAGCCGAATTGCTCAATCATCTGCGCGGCACCTGCTCGATGATGGTCGTCGAGCACGATATGGAGTTCGTGGCGGCGCTATCAGGCTCGACCGGCAAGGTGACGGTGATGGCCGAGGGGCGTGTGCTCGCTCACGGCACGCTCGACGAAGTGAAGCGCGACGAGACGGTCATCGAGTCTTATCTGGGCCGGTGAAGCGGGTCTCGCAAACGGGACGGTGAAACAAAGGGTCGAACGGACATGCTAGAAGTAGAAAACCTGAACCAGTACTACGGCGGCAGCCACATCCTGCGCGATGTGAAGCTCACCGTGCCCGACGGCAAACTCACTGTCCTGCTCGGCCGCAACGGCGTGGGTAAAACCACGCTGCTGCGCTGCCTGATGGGCGTCGTGCAGACGAAAAGCGGCTCGATCGCCTGGCGCGGCGCGCCGATCACCAAACTGCCGACCTACTCGCGCGTGGAAAAAGGCCTCGCTTATGTGCCGCAAGGCCGCGATATCTTTCCGCGGCTGACCGTCGAGGAAAATCTGCTGGTGGGCGCCGCCAGCAAGAAGGCGCCCAAGAAGATCCCGGATCGTATCTACGAACTGTTCCCGGTGTTAAAGGATATGCGCAACCGGCGCGGCGGCGATCTCTCCGGCGGGCAGCAGCAACAGCTCGCCATTGGCCGCGCGTTGATGAGCGATCCCCAACTGTTGATTCTCGA contains:
- the urtB gene encoding urea ABC transporter permease subunit UrtB; its protein translation is MAFSFLRSTRTLAQKLSLRLAQRGVTGVALVLLAGAPLSAFALTQADVAPLAGDDFDAKSAAIDKLIANHDKESMAVLKALSDDSALATDSGAVLLQDGDTAKDAVTGKTVAAGDAQPVTLNNLLRSKVAGALSGLQLDSPDKATREAAIIALLQNPDPSIKPLVDAARAKETDPALKKRLDTLWAMTALHDADPARRLEAVQLVAARHDLDMNELLRPIVAKKPDGTFVEADDRVRAAAQSGIDELDAIQRRSQIAGTLFAGLSLGSVLLLAALGLAITYGLIGVINMAHGEFLMIGAYATYVVQNLFQRFAPGAFDWYPLLAIPASFVAAGLVGIVLERLVLKHLYGRPLETLLTTFGVSLILIQATRMLFGAQNVQVVNPAWMSGGVTVLPNLILPYNRLAILAFSLIVVGIAWAVLTKTRLGLFVRAVTQNRRMAACVGVKTARVDSYAFAFGAGIAGLGGCALSQIGNVGPDLGQSYIIDSFMAVVLGGVGQLAGTVIGGFGLGLISKAIEPFWGAVLAKIAVLVLIVLFIQKRPQGMFALKGRSAEA
- the urtE gene encoding urea ABC transporter ATP-binding subunit UrtE; the protein is MLEVENLNQYYGGSHILRDVKLTVPDGKLTVLLGRNGVGKTTLLRCLMGVVQTKSGSIAWRGAPITKLPTYSRVEKGLAYVPQGRDIFPRLTVEENLLVGAASKKAPKKIPDRIYELFPVLKDMRNRRGGDLSGGQQQQLAIGRALMSDPQLLILDEPTEGIQPSIIQDIGRTLRQLVEEMGMTVLLVEQYYDFAKEIADRYWVMSRGEIIAGGEGANMDADGVRTLIAV
- a CDS encoding DUF3443 domain-containing protein, which gives rise to MPRPTPTPTPTPTPTPTPSPSPSPTPSPSADVNTVPITVERWTGNYANQPYVTVTICIPSVQGASQCATIDHMLVDTGSAGVRVLASALGPALSGRLPAQTGATDDPTSAAPIAQCAQFASGYAWGPIRRADVTIGAKAAGNLPIQVIGDSAYATPADCASVGLGNIGTVTDLGANGVVGISSAVRDFPLAAQYALSATYYYCPSTGSCKGTRVPLDTQVMNPVANFTSDNNGTIIRLPALPAGGQPSATGELVFGIGTQQNNRLSSNANIIALDGNGFFTTAYKGSLFGRGVMDSGSNTNTFQDRSIPFDSWGRYTPSTALSLSAILKPNSGAAASATVPFQVANTANLMNGQYAAHDDLAVYTSLSSYFIWGLPFFFGRDVYTALNGTQVGAQTGPFVAF
- the urtD gene encoding urea ABC transporter ATP-binding protein UrtD; this translates as MNENPMVPDLALPEDPAETSLSGVASMGRAVVPGEIDVSHGTILYLEDVTVSFDGFRALNALTLTIDAGELRCIIGPNGAGKTTMMDVITGKTEPDSGKVFLGQSIDLTRMNEPSIARAGIGRKFQKPTVFEQHPVWENLELAMKADKGWWASLRARLDREAQARIEETLALIGLESEARRLAGELSHGQKQRLEIGMLLMQQPALLLLDEPAAGMTDDETMQLAELLNHLRGTCSMMVVEHDMEFVAALSGSTGKVTVMAEGRVLAHGTLDEVKRDETVIESYLGR
- the urtC gene encoding urea ABC transporter permease subunit UrtC; translation: MTSATSSAHVGASGGGALAGREAQAGFALGLPPRPALLSRRAWLALIALIIVFGFGVPFATLVVPETSALHLSAYAMTITGKFMCYAIAALALDLVWGYCGILSLGHALFFALGGYAIGMYLMRSIGHEGKYGSDLPDFMVFLDWHQLPWYWQGTQHLGYALLLVVLVPAVVAWVFGFFTFRSRVKGVYLSIITQAMTFAAMLLFYRNETGFGGNNGFTDFKRIGGFPITHPGTRTALLLITFAVLILAFLGARAIVTSKLGRVVTAVRDGETRLMFLGYSPLAYKLFVWTVSAVLCGIAGALYVPQVGIINPGEMSPGNSIEMAIWVAVGGRGTLIGPIIGAFAVNGAKSFFTANFPEYWLFFLGLIFVLVPLFLPNGIMGLIELVTRKRNRS
- the urtA gene encoding urea ABC transporter substrate-binding protein; translated protein: MKRRSLLKFGSMSGALALAGQVPFAHAQSGSGPIKVGILHSLSGTMAISETSLKDTALMTIADINKNGGVMGRQLEPVVVDPASNWPLFAEKARQLITQDKCAVVFGCWTSVSRKSVLPVFEELNGLLFYPVQYEGEEMSRNVFYTGAAPNQQAIPATEYLMSAEGGGAKRFFLLGTDYVYPRTTNKILRAFLKSKGVQEADIQEVYTPFGHSDYQTIVANIKTFSQGGKTAVISTVNGDSNVPFYKELGNQGLKASDVPVVAFSVGEEELRGIDTKPLVGNLAAWNYFMSLRNPANEKFKKQWAAWVAQNNLPGGTKRVTNDPMEATFVGIHMWKQAVEKAKSTEVDKVRVAMVGQTFAAPSGFTLEMDGNHHLHKPVMIGEVRADGQFNVVWRTKTAIRAQPWSPFIAGNSSKPDVVSSIPAFLKRSRVA